In the genome of Saccharomonospora viridis DSM 43017, one region contains:
- the rplC gene encoding 50S ribosomal protein L3: protein MSERQVKGILGTKLGMTQVFDENNRVVPVTVVKAGPNVVTQVRSKEKDGYSAVQLAFGNIDPRRVNKPQAGHFEKAGVTPRRYLAELRTSDADSYEVGQEITADVFSDGAVVDVTGTSKGKGFAGVMKRHGFAGQGASHGNQATHRAPGSIGGAATPGRVFKGKRMAGRAGNKRVTTQGLTIHSVRAEEGLLLIKGAVPGPKGGLVFVRSAAKGGVTK, encoded by the coding sequence ATGTCTGAAAGGCAAGTGAAGGGCATTCTGGGCACCAAGCTCGGCATGACCCAGGTCTTCGACGAGAACAACCGGGTCGTACCGGTGACCGTCGTCAAGGCCGGGCCGAACGTGGTGACCCAGGTGCGCAGCAAGGAGAAGGACGGCTACTCGGCTGTGCAGCTGGCCTTCGGCAACATCGACCCTCGCCGGGTCAACAAGCCGCAGGCCGGGCATTTCGAGAAGGCCGGTGTGACCCCCCGGCGCTACCTCGCTGAGCTCCGCACGTCCGACGCGGACAGCTACGAGGTCGGCCAGGAAATCACCGCCGATGTGTTTTCCGACGGCGCTGTCGTTGACGTCACCGGCACCAGCAAGGGCAAGGGCTTCGCGGGTGTCATGAAGCGGCACGGCTTCGCCGGCCAGGGCGCCAGCCACGGTAACCAGGCCACGCACCGGGCTCCCGGCTCCATCGGGGGCGCGGCCACGCCGGGTCGCGTGTTCAAGGGCAAGCGTATGGCCGGTCGCGCTGGCAACAAGCGTGTGACGACCCAGGGTTTGACCATCCACTCGGTGCGTGCCGAGGAGGGTCTGCTCCTGATCAAAGGCGCGGTCCCCGGCCCCAAAGGCGGCCTGGTGTTCGTGCGTAGCGCCGCGAAGGGTGGTGTGACCAAGTGA
- the rplD gene encoding 50S ribosomal protein L4, translated as MTATVELKTPTGEAQGTVELPSEIFDVQANIPLMHQVVVAQMAAARQGTHDTKTRGEVRGGGRKPYRQKGTGRARQGSIRAPQFVGGGTVHGPTPRDYTQRTPKKMKAAALRGALSDRARAGQVHIITELVTGEKPSTKAAKAALAAVTQAKRILVVLHRDDELGRLSARNLPYVHLLTPDQLNTYDVLVNDDVVFTKAAFDAFLAGPVKGKRAAAVSSSEAEGSEEQ; from the coding sequence GTGACCGCGACAGTCGAGCTGAAGACCCCCACGGGCGAGGCTCAGGGCACCGTCGAACTGCCGAGCGAGATCTTCGACGTGCAGGCGAACATCCCGCTGATGCACCAGGTCGTGGTGGCCCAGATGGCGGCAGCGCGTCAGGGCACACATGACACGAAGACCCGCGGTGAGGTTCGTGGTGGTGGCCGCAAGCCGTACCGCCAGAAGGGCACCGGTCGTGCTCGCCAGGGCTCGATTCGTGCGCCGCAGTTCGTGGGTGGTGGCACGGTCCACGGCCCCACACCGAGGGACTACACCCAGCGCACTCCGAAGAAGATGAAGGCCGCTGCTTTGCGCGGCGCCCTCTCCGACCGTGCGCGTGCTGGGCAGGTCCACATCATCACCGAGCTGGTGACCGGTGAGAAGCCTTCCACGAAGGCGGCCAAGGCGGCTCTCGCGGCGGTGACGCAGGCGAAGCGGATCCTGGTTGTGCTGCACCGCGACGACGAGCTGGGCAGGCTTTCGGCACGGAACCTGCCGTACGTGCATCTGCTCACGCCCGACCAGCTCAACACCTATGACGTGCTGGTCAACGACGACGTGGTGTTCACCAAGGCCGCGTTCGACGCGTTCCTCGCCGGTCCGGTGAAGGGCAAGCGCGCCGCAGCCGTGTCGTCGAGTGAGGCTGAAGGGAGTGAAGAGCAGTGA
- the rplW gene encoding 50S ribosomal protein L23, translating to MSSVAIPDPRDVLIAPVISEKSYGLLDDHKYTFLVRPDANKTEIKIAVEKIFGVKVISVNTLNRPGKRKRTRHGFGKRKDTKRAIVTLSAESKPIEIFGGPAA from the coding sequence GTGAGCTCCGTGGCGATCCCTGACCCGCGCGACGTCCTGATCGCGCCGGTGATCTCCGAGAAGTCCTACGGGCTGCTCGACGACCACAAGTACACGTTCCTGGTTCGCCCTGACGCCAACAAGACCGAGATCAAGATCGCGGTCGAGAAGATCTTCGGCGTGAAGGTGATCAGTGTCAACACGCTGAACCGTCCGGGTAAGCGGAAGCGCACCCGGCATGGTTTCGGCAAGCGCAAGGACACCAAGCGCGCCATCGTGACGCTCTCGGCCGAGAGCAAGCCGATCGAGATCTTCGGCGGACCAGCCGCGTAA
- the rplB gene encoding 50S ribosomal protein L2 produces the protein MGIRKYKPTTPGRRGSSVADFAELTRSEPEKSLVRPLHGRGGRNSGGRITTRHKGGGHKRAYRIIDFRRNDKDGVPAKVAHIEYDPNRSARIALLHYADGEKRYIIAPDKLKQGDKVESGPRADIKPGNNLPLRNIPVGTMIHAIELRPGGGAKIARSAGVSVQLVAKEGPYAQLRMPSGEIRNVDVRNRATVGEVGNSEHANINWGKAGRSRWRGKRPAVRGVVMNPVDHPHGGGEGRTSGGRHPVNPNGKPEGRTRRRKPSDKLIVRRRRTGKKR, from the coding sequence ATGGGCATCCGCAAGTACAAGCCAACAACCCCGGGCCGCCGGGGCTCCTCGGTCGCTGACTTCGCCGAGCTCACCCGGTCGGAGCCGGAGAAGTCGCTGGTGCGGCCGCTCCACGGCCGTGGTGGTCGTAACTCCGGCGGTCGGATCACCACTCGGCACAAGGGTGGCGGCCACAAGCGCGCTTACCGGATCATCGACTTCCGGCGTAACGACAAGGACGGTGTTCCGGCCAAGGTCGCGCACATCGAGTACGACCCCAACCGCAGCGCCCGTATCGCGCTGCTGCACTACGCCGACGGGGAGAAGCGCTACATCATCGCCCCTGACAAGTTGAAGCAGGGCGACAAGGTGGAGAGCGGCCCGAGGGCTGACATCAAGCCGGGTAACAACCTGCCGCTGCGCAACATCCCGGTCGGCACGATGATCCACGCGATTGAGCTCCGTCCCGGTGGCGGTGCCAAGATCGCCCGCTCCGCGGGTGTGAGCGTGCAACTCGTCGCGAAGGAAGGACCGTACGCCCAGCTGCGGATGCCTTCGGGTGAGATCCGCAACGTGGACGTGCGTAACCGCGCCACGGTTGGTGAGGTCGGTAACTCCGAGCACGCCAACATCAACTGGGGTAAGGCCGGCCGGAGCCGTTGGCGTGGTAAGCGCCCGGCCGTCCGCGGTGTGGTCATGAACCCGGTGGACCACCCGCACGGTGGTGGTGAAGGTCGCACTTCGGGTGGGCGTCACCCGGTGAACCCGAACGGTAAGCCGGAGGGCCGGACCCGTCGACGCAAGCCCAGCGACAAGTTGATCGTCCGCCGCAGGCGCACCGGCAAGAAGCGCTGA
- the rpsS gene encoding 30S ribosomal protein S19: MPRSLKKGPFVDDHLLKKVDALNESGKKTVIKTWSRRSTIIPDMLGHTIAVHDGRKHVPVFITEAMVGHKLGEFAPTRTFKGHVKEDRKSRRR, translated from the coding sequence ATGCCACGTAGCCTGAAGAAAGGCCCGTTCGTGGACGACCACCTGCTCAAGAAGGTGGACGCGCTCAACGAGTCGGGCAAGAAGACAGTCATCAAGACTTGGTCCCGCCGGTCCACGATCATCCCGGACATGCTCGGCCACACCATCGCGGTGCACGACGGTCGCAAGCATGTGCCGGTGTTCATCACCGAGGCGATGGTCGGACACAAGTTGGGTGAGTTCGCTCCGACGCGGACCTTCAAGGGCCACGTCAAGGAAGACCGTAAGTCGCGCCGCCGCTGA
- the rplV gene encoding 50S ribosomal protein L22, which produces MNARNDAVAEAEELPTAVARARFVRDSPTKVRRVIELIKGRNANEALTVLRFAPQAASDQVAKVLASAMANAENNLDLDPDTLWVKNAYADEGPTLKRIRPRAQGRAYRIRKRTSHITVVVESRPAGRGNAKSKSKKKAGGR; this is translated from the coding sequence ATGAACGCGCGTAATGACGCGGTTGCCGAGGCAGAGGAACTGCCCACGGCTGTCGCGCGGGCTCGCTTCGTCCGGGACTCGCCGACCAAGGTGCGCCGGGTGATCGAGCTGATCAAGGGCCGTAACGCGAACGAGGCGCTCACCGTGCTTCGGTTTGCGCCGCAGGCGGCCAGCGACCAGGTAGCCAAGGTGCTGGCCAGCGCTATGGCCAACGCGGAGAACAACCTCGATCTCGACCCGGACACGCTCTGGGTCAAGAACGCCTACGCCGACGAGGGCCCGACGCTGAAGCGCATCCGCCCGCGTGCCCAGGGCCGTGCGTACCGGATTCGCAAGCGGACCAGCCACATCACCGTGGTGGTCGAGTCGCGTCCGGCGGGCAGGGGCAACGCGAAGTCGAAGAGCAAGAAGAAGGCAGGTGGCCGGTAG
- the rpsC gene encoding 30S ribosomal protein S3 codes for MGQKINPHGFRLGITTDWKSRWYADKQYSEYVAEDVKIRKLLSTGMERAGISKVEIERTRERVRVDIHTARPGIVIGRRGAEADRIRGALEKLTGKQVQLNILEVKNPEADAQLVAQGIAEQLSNRVAFRRAMRKAIQTSMRSPQVKGIRVQCSGRLGGAEMSRSEHYRDGRVPLHTLRADIDYGFFEARTTFGRIGVKVWIYKGDLIGGLKAKQEREAAAAAERAPRRERSSRRRSGASGNTSSSTESSRATASQGQGGAQSDADTATSQAPQVAATDATEKTEG; via the coding sequence GTGGGCCAGAAGATCAACCCGCACGGCTTCCGGCTCGGGATCACCACGGACTGGAAGTCCCGCTGGTACGCCGACAAGCAGTACTCGGAGTACGTCGCCGAGGACGTCAAGATCCGTAAGCTCCTGTCCACCGGGATGGAGCGCGCCGGTATCTCCAAGGTCGAGATCGAGCGCACCCGGGAACGGGTTCGGGTCGACATCCACACCGCTCGTCCCGGCATCGTCATCGGCCGCCGTGGTGCCGAGGCCGACCGGATCCGGGGAGCCCTGGAGAAGCTCACCGGCAAGCAGGTGCAGCTGAACATCCTCGAGGTGAAGAACCCCGAGGCCGATGCTCAGCTCGTGGCTCAGGGCATCGCCGAGCAGCTGTCCAACCGGGTGGCGTTCCGCCGTGCGATGCGTAAGGCGATCCAGACGTCGATGCGTTCACCTCAGGTGAAGGGCATCCGCGTGCAGTGCAGTGGTCGCCTCGGTGGTGCCGAGATGTCGCGCTCCGAGCACTACCGTGACGGCCGGGTTCCGCTGCACACGCTGCGCGCCGACATCGACTACGGGTTCTTCGAGGCCCGCACGACGTTCGGTCGCATCGGCGTGAAGGTGTGGATCTACAAGGGCGATCTGATCGGCGGCCTGAAGGCCAAGCAGGAGCGGGAGGCGGCGGCCGCTGCTGAGCGTGCGCCGCGTCGCGAGCGTTCCTCCCGGCGGCGTTCCGGTGCGTCCGGCAACACGTCGTCGTCGACCGAGTCAAGCCGGGCCACTGCGTCGCAGGGTCAGGGTGGCGCGCAAAGCGACGCCGACACCGCGACGAGCCAGGCCCCGCAGGTGGCGGCAACTGACGCCACAGAGAAAACGGAGGGCTGA
- the rplP gene encoding 50S ribosomal protein L16, translated as MLIPRKVKYRKQHAPRRSGAAKGGTKVHFGDFGIQALEHGYVTNRQIESARIAMTRHIKRGGKIWINVFPDRPLTKKPAETRMGSGKGSPEWWVANVKPGRVVFEMSFPNEAVAREAMRRAIHKLPMKCRIVTREGGEF; from the coding sequence GTGCTCATCCCACGCAAGGTCAAGTACCGCAAGCAGCATGCGCCGCGGCGTTCCGGCGCCGCCAAGGGTGGCACGAAGGTCCACTTCGGTGACTTCGGAATCCAGGCGCTCGAGCACGGTTACGTGACCAACCGGCAGATCGAGTCCGCCCGTATCGCCATGACCCGGCACATCAAGCGTGGCGGGAAGATTTGGATCAACGTCTTCCCCGACCGTCCGCTGACCAAGAAGCCGGCCGAAACCCGCATGGGTTCCGGTAAGGGCTCGCCTGAGTGGTGGGTGGCCAACGTGAAGCCGGGGCGGGTCGTGTTCGAGATGAGCTTCCCGAACGAGGCCGTAGCCCGCGAGGCGATGCGACGCGCGATCCACAAGCTGCCGATGAAGTGCAGGATCGTGACTCGTGAGGGTGGTGAGTTCTGA
- the rpmC gene encoding 50S ribosomal protein L29, whose translation MAKAGGVAASELRELTAEELVLRLKESKEELFNLRFQMATGQLDNNRRLRTVRADIARIYTVMRERELGLSVSPEENESEGAA comes from the coding sequence ATGGCGAAGGCCGGAGGAGTTGCGGCGTCAGAACTTCGTGAGCTCACTGCTGAGGAGCTCGTGCTGCGCCTGAAGGAGTCGAAGGAGGAGCTGTTCAACCTCCGGTTCCAGATGGCCACCGGGCAGCTCGACAACAACCGCAGGCTGCGCACGGTGCGCGCGGATATCGCCCGCATCTACACCGTGATGCGGGAGCGGGAGCTCGGTCTGTCCGTCTCCCCCGAGGAGAACGAGAGTGAGGGTGCCGCATGA
- the rpsQ gene encoding 30S ribosomal protein S17, which yields MTEAVQKKESGRNYRKVREGLVVSDKMDKTIVVELEDRKKHPLYGKVMRTTKKVKAHDEQNTAGVGDRVLLMETRPLSATKRWRLVEIREKAK from the coding sequence ATGACGGAGGCGGTGCAGAAGAAGGAATCCGGACGTAACTACCGGAAGGTCCGCGAAGGTCTCGTCGTGTCCGACAAGATGGACAAGACGATCGTCGTGGAGCTCGAGGACCGGAAGAAGCATCCGCTATACGGCAAGGTCATGCGCACCACCAAGAAGGTGAAGGCGCACGACGAGCAGAACACCGCCGGTGTGGGTGACCGGGTCCTGCTCATGGAGACCCGACCGCTGTCGGCCACCAAGCGGTGGCGACTTGTCGAGATCCGTGAGAAGGCCAAGTAA
- the rplN gene encoding 50S ribosomal protein L14 yields MIQQESRLRVADNTGAKEILTIRVLGGSGRRYAGIGDIIVATVKDAIPGANVKRGDIVRAVIVRTAKEKRRPDGSYIRFDENAAVLIKNDNEPRGTRIFGPVGRELRDRKFMKIISLAPEVL; encoded by the coding sequence GTGATCCAGCAGGAGTCGCGACTGCGAGTCGCCGACAACACGGGTGCCAAGGAGATCCTGACCATCCGGGTGCTCGGTGGCTCGGGGCGGCGCTACGCGGGTATCGGTGACATCATCGTCGCCACCGTCAAGGACGCCATCCCGGGCGCCAACGTGAAGCGTGGTGACATCGTCAGGGCCGTGATTGTCAGGACCGCGAAGGAGAAGCGTCGCCCCGACGGCTCCTACATTCGGTTCGACGAGAACGCCGCGGTGCTCATCAAGAACGACAACGAACCGCGAGGCACACGCATCTTCGGGCCGGTTGGCCGCGAGCTGCGCGATCGGAAGTTCATGAAGATCATCTCGCTCGCGCCGGAGGTGCTCTGA
- the rplX gene encoding 50S ribosomal protein L24 has product MKVKKGDTVLVIAGKDKGAKGKVIKAYPARQRVLVEGVNRIKKHTRITQTQRGAQSGGIVTQEAPIHVSNVMVVDSDGKPTRVGYRIGEDGKKVRISRRTGKDI; this is encoded by the coding sequence ATGAAGGTGAAGAAGGGCGACACGGTCCTCGTCATCGCAGGCAAGGACAAGGGCGCCAAGGGCAAGGTGATCAAGGCCTATCCGGCACGCCAGCGTGTGCTGGTTGAGGGTGTCAACCGGATCAAGAAGCACACCCGAATCACCCAGACCCAGCGTGGTGCCCAGTCCGGCGGGATCGTCACCCAGGAGGCCCCCATCCACGTCTCGAACGTGATGGTCGTCGATTCCGACGGCAAGCCGACCCGGGTGGGCTACCGCATCGGCGAGGACGGCAAGAAGGTTCGTATCTCGCGTAGGACGGGCAAGGACATCTGA
- the rplE gene encoding 50S ribosomal protein L5 produces MTTAEKTYPTPRLKTRYREEIVGQLREEFGYTNPHQVPGVVKVVVNMGVGDAARDSKLIEGAIRDLATITGQKPEVRRARKSIAQFKLRQGQPIGARVTLRGDRMWEFLDRLLTIALPRIRDFRGLSDRQFDGNGNYTFGLNEQSMFHEISPDSIDRPRGMDVTVVTSANSDEEGRALLRKLGFPFKEA; encoded by the coding sequence ATGACGACCGCAGAGAAGACGTACCCGACACCGCGGTTGAAGACCCGGTACCGCGAGGAGATCGTCGGTCAGCTGCGCGAGGAGTTCGGCTACACCAACCCGCACCAGGTTCCCGGTGTGGTGAAGGTCGTGGTGAACATGGGCGTCGGCGACGCCGCTCGGGACAGCAAGCTGATCGAGGGAGCGATCCGCGACCTCGCCACCATCACCGGGCAGAAGCCCGAAGTGCGTCGGGCCCGCAAGTCGATCGCACAGTTCAAGCTGCGTCAGGGCCAGCCGATCGGTGCTCGCGTGACCCTGCGTGGCGACCGGATGTGGGAGTTCCTGGACCGGCTGCTCACCATCGCGTTGCCGCGTATCCGTGACTTCCGTGGACTGTCTGACCGGCAGTTCGACGGCAACGGCAACTACACGTTCGGGCTGAACGAGCAGTCGATGTTCCACGAGATCAGCCCTGACTCCATCGACCGTCCCCGCGGCATGGACGTCACGGTTGTCACCAGTGCCAACAGCGACGAAGAGGGGCGCGCGTTGTTGCGCAAGCTCGGTTTCCCCTTCAAGGAGGCGTGA